One Deltaproteobacteria bacterium DNA segment encodes these proteins:
- a CDS encoding acyl-CoA dehydratase activase, whose protein sequence is MILVYMGYPSNNIPRGTGHYYTGLDVGSTTVKGVVLDDAQSILYSSYQRHEARQIETVIEFLSAVQERFGNADISLFVTGSGGATIASVLGCRYVQEVNAVTLVVEKLYPDINSVIEIGGQDAKAIIWSVDPSTGRKRIFTTMNDKCAGGTGTVIDRIAVKLNITQQYLSNLKYAGIKIHAVAGRCGVFAEMDINSLQKQGVPPEELMASLFEAIVQQNLSVLTRGNTLNPDVLLLGGPNTFIPALKQAWQHNIPLLWEQRGIKVKNDPAFHIRVPDNAQFFAAIGSIFYGISDGRESRFSGAALLSQHLGKIRNTYNPGLQGHSGKHKDAVSFLKSVSPSYKADLRLNSDKVIKAYLGIDGGSTSTKGVLITGDGEVIERSYILSRGNPIDDTKQIILSLNDAVITNGKKLEILGAGTTGYAKDMIKEAVGADVAIVETVAHTKSALHFYKDVDVICDVGGQDIKIIFLDNGRVKDFRLNTQCSAGNGYFLQNTANRFGYEINEYAEVALKAARAPSFNYGCAVFLEADIVNFQQQGFTREEIMAGLADVLPRNIWLYVVQESNLGKFGKNFVLQGGTHNNLAVVKAQHDFIKARVPDANIIVHKYTGESGAIGAAIEAISVLAGRPTGFIGIDAVRDLAYSITQDQTTRCNFCKNKCLRIFIDMHKGVGKQSRFIVASCEKGMADNIDAVKTIKSQTSRIKKDNPNFADIMSREAFSTDIESSGYTLKHPVNKSILPIALRKRTSGKYLDSRKHTRIGIPRALNMYGTAPFFTGYLKALGVPGENIVFSDVTDELMYKHGTRRGSIDQCFPSKAALAHVHNLIYEKNVDAIFYPIMLTLKTELVNTINSHACPSATIMPEAVKAAFTKQDDVFQQRGIKYLNPVLNMSEPELFRFQMYRFFKEWFGVSMLENRHAIASGELSLERFYTVLRNRAMGVLRRLEKEKRIGIAVLGRPYHADPGINHDILSELQKRGYPVFTIESLPIDREALSMLFGDELAAGELENPMSIDDVWKNSYSENTNKKLWAAKYVARHKNLVAVDLSSFRCGNDAPIYSTIESILKASDTPYFTFHDIDENKPAGSIKIRIETIDYFLKQYSGHLRNETEDVPINLKSIAVYIPEQVGNYD, encoded by the coding sequence TTGATTTTAGTTTATATGGGTTATCCCTCAAATAACATACCCCGCGGTACTGGACATTATTACACGGGCCTCGATGTCGGTTCTACAACAGTAAAGGGCGTTGTGCTGGATGATGCCCAAAGCATACTTTACAGTTCCTATCAGAGGCACGAGGCGAGACAGATAGAAACGGTCATAGAGTTTCTGTCAGCAGTGCAGGAGCGGTTCGGTAATGCGGACATAAGCCTTTTTGTCACAGGCAGCGGTGGAGCCACGATCGCATCCGTATTAGGGTGCAGGTATGTACAGGAAGTCAACGCAGTAACCCTTGTGGTAGAAAAGCTGTACCCGGACATAAACAGCGTAATTGAAATAGGCGGACAGGATGCAAAGGCAATAATATGGTCTGTAGATCCGTCTACAGGCAGGAAGCGCATATTTACAACCATGAATGACAAGTGTGCAGGCGGCACAGGAACAGTTATAGACAGGATCGCAGTAAAACTAAATATTACACAACAGTACCTCTCGAATCTTAAATATGCCGGTATAAAGATACACGCAGTTGCAGGCAGGTGCGGCGTGTTTGCCGAGATGGACATAAACAGTCTTCAGAAGCAGGGAGTCCCACCGGAAGAGCTCATGGCATCATTGTTTGAGGCAATAGTACAGCAGAACCTGAGTGTCCTCACGCGCGGCAATACGCTTAACCCTGATGTGTTGCTGCTCGGAGGGCCTAACACATTTATACCTGCATTAAAACAGGCGTGGCAGCATAATATACCGCTGCTATGGGAGCAGAGAGGCATAAAAGTAAAAAATGATCCAGCATTCCATATTAGAGTGCCGGACAATGCCCAGTTTTTTGCCGCAATAGGAAGCATATTCTACGGCATATCGGATGGGAGGGAAAGCAGGTTTAGCGGTGCAGCCCTGCTTTCACAGCATCTCGGCAAAATAAGGAATACCTATAATCCCGGATTACAGGGGCATTCCGGCAAACACAAGGACGCCGTGTCTTTTCTGAAAAGTGTATCCCCGTCTTATAAAGCGGACTTAAGGCTTAACAGTGATAAAGTTATTAAGGCATATCTTGGTATAGACGGAGGTTCCACATCAACAAAGGGTGTGCTTATTACAGGGGACGGAGAGGTCATTGAACGGTCTTACATACTCTCGCGCGGTAATCCGATAGATGATACGAAACAGATCATCCTGAGTTTAAACGATGCCGTAATCACCAACGGTAAAAAACTTGAGATACTCGGTGCAGGCACAACAGGCTATGCAAAGGACATGATAAAAGAGGCGGTAGGTGCGGATGTTGCTATCGTTGAGACCGTGGCGCATACAAAATCGGCGCTTCATTTTTACAAGGACGTAGACGTAATCTGCGATGTGGGCGGACAGGACATAAAGATCATATTCCTGGACAACGGCAGGGTAAAAGACTTCAGGCTGAACACGCAATGTTCTGCCGGCAACGGATATTTTCTGCAGAATACCGCAAACAGGTTCGGTTATGAGATTAACGAATATGCTGAAGTTGCATTAAAAGCGGCACGTGCACCATCGTTTAACTACGGATGCGCTGTGTTTCTTGAGGCTGATATTGTTAATTTCCAGCAGCAGGGGTTTACAAGGGAAGAGATAATGGCAGGGCTTGCGGACGTATTGCCCAGGAACATCTGGCTGTATGTTGTTCAGGAATCAAACCTCGGGAAGTTCGGCAAAAATTTTGTTTTGCAGGGCGGCACGCATAACAACCTTGCGGTTGTAAAGGCGCAACATGATTTTATAAAAGCAAGAGTTCCCGACGCCAATATCATTGTTCATAAATATACGGGTGAAAGCGGGGCAATAGGTGCTGCGATCGAGGCTATCAGTGTACTCGCCGGCAGGCCTACGGGATTCATAGGCATTGATGCGGTGCGGGACCTTGCCTACTCAATAACACAGGACCAAACAACACGTTGTAATTTCTGTAAGAACAAATGTCTCAGGATATTTATTGACATGCACAAAGGCGTGGGGAAACAGAGCAGATTTATCGTGGCATCATGCGAAAAAGGTATGGCGGATAATATCGATGCGGTAAAGACAATAAAATCTCAGACCAGCAGAATTAAAAAGGACAATCCCAATTTTGCGGACATTATGTCCCGTGAAGCATTTTCAACGGATATTGAATCGTCAGGCTATACGTTGAAGCACCCTGTTAATAAATCCATCCTGCCTATAGCGTTGCGAAAAAGGACAAGCGGAAAATATTTGGATTCCCGCAAACACACAAGGATAGGAATACCGAGGGCGTTAAACATGTATGGGACGGCACCGTTTTTTACAGGATATCTTAAAGCCCTCGGCGTACCCGGAGAGAATATCGTTTTTTCGGATGTAACGGATGAACTGATGTATAAACACGGCACAAGGAGAGGTTCGATAGACCAGTGTTTCCCGAGCAAGGCCGCACTCGCACACGTGCATAACCTTATATATGAAAAGAACGTTGATGCAATATTCTACCCGATTATGCTTACCCTTAAAACAGAGCTTGTCAACACCATAAACAGTCATGCATGCCCTTCAGCCACAATAATGCCGGAGGCCGTCAAGGCGGCATTCACAAAACAGGACGATGTGTTTCAGCAGCGAGGAATAAAATATTTAAACCCGGTACTGAACATGTCGGAGCCGGAACTTTTCAGGTTCCAGATGTATAGATTCTTCAAGGAGTGGTTCGGTGTTAGCATGCTGGAAAACAGGCACGCAATCGCATCAGGAGAACTATCACTCGAGCGGTTTTACACTGTTTTGAGAAATCGTGCCATGGGAGTATTGAGAAGACTCGAAAAAGAAAAAAGGATAGGGATCGCAGTGCTTGGCAGGCCTTACCATGCTGATCCAGGAATAAATCATGATATACTGTCAGAACTCCAGAAACGCGGTTATCCAGTATTTACTATAGAATCACTCCCGATTGATCGGGAAGCATTGTCAATGCTGTTCGGCGATGAACTTGCTGCGGGAGAACTTGAAAACCCCATGAGTATAGATGATGTCTGGAAAAACTCTTACAGCGAAAACACAAACAAAAAACTCTGGGCCGCAAAGTATGTTGCAAGGCACAAAAACCTTGTCGCGGTTGACCTGTCAAGTTTCAGGTGCGGGAATGACGCACCCATTTACAGCACTATTGAATCCATTTTAAAGGCATCCGATACCCCTTATTTTACATTCCATGACATAGATGAGAACAAACCTGCAGGATCAATAAAAATAAGGATAGAGACTATTGATTATTTTTTGAAACAGTATTCGGGACATTTAAGAAATGAGACTGAGGATGTACCTATAAATCTTAAGTCAATCGCAGTTTATATCCCGGAACAGGTTGGAAATTATGATTAA
- a CDS encoding TetR/AcrR family transcriptional regulator, giving the protein MLHEERKLLILSAAKEMFAIKGYHETSISDIIKRADIARGTFYIYFKDKREIFDALFDQLLERINNAVKRVIVGKDQKPPLEQISDNIKRVFQFATDDPELARILFRHAPGLDGITDQKIDSFYNKITALIESALTLGIQMNLVKQCNLKLIAAFITGGIKEIMDKITRTDNNLPRVDIIIKGLIDFSLYGLSLK; this is encoded by the coding sequence ATGTTACATGAAGAAAGAAAGCTATTAATTTTAAGTGCGGCAAAAGAGATGTTCGCTATAAAAGGCTACCATGAAACGAGTATAAGCGATATCATAAAACGTGCCGATATAGCGAGAGGCACGTTTTACATTTATTTTAAGGATAAGAGGGAAATCTTTGATGCCCTGTTTGATCAGTTGCTCGAGAGGATCAATAATGCCGTGAAAAGGGTCATTGTCGGGAAAGATCAAAAACCGCCTCTGGAACAGATATCGGATAATATAAAAAGGGTCTTTCAATTTGCAACCGACGACCCTGAGCTTGCAAGGATACTATTCAGGCACGCTCCAGGTCTCGACGGGATTACCGACCAGAAGATTGACAGCTTCTATAACAAAATTACCGCCCTTATAGAGAGTGCATTAACACTCGGCATACAGATGAATCTCGTTAAGCAGTGTAACCTTAAACTTATTGCCGCATTTATAACCGGCGGAATAAAGGAGATCATGGATAAGATTACGCGTACCGATAATAATCTCCCGCGGGTTGATATCATTATAAAAGGGTTAATTGATTTTAGTTTATATGGGTTATCCCTCAAATAA
- a CDS encoding P-II family nitrogen regulator produces the protein MKMIIAIIKPFTLDKVKAALVELSIMGMTITEVKGFGRQKGHTEFYRGAEYKTDFVPKLKLEIVVQNEQSEKIVTAIADAAKTGSIGDGKIFVLSIEEALRIRTGETGYNAL, from the coding sequence ATGAAGATGATCATAGCAATAATAAAACCGTTTACCCTTGATAAGGTGAAGGCTGCACTTGTAGAATTGAGTATAATGGGTATGACAATAACCGAGGTTAAAGGCTTTGGCAGACAAAAAGGACATACAGAATTTTACAGGGGCGCAGAATATAAGACAGATTTTGTCCCAAAACTAAAACTCGAGATCGTTGTACAGAACGAGCAGTCTGAAAAAATAGTAACTGCAATTGCAGATGCTGCTAAAACCGGTTCAATCGGCGACGGGAAAATATTCGTTTTATCAATAGAGGAAGCACTTAGAATAAGAACAGGCGAAACAGGATACAATGCGTTATAA
- the tyrS gene encoding tyrosine--tRNA ligase, with the protein MDTLSLIKKGSVEIIRESELKERILSKHTLRVKAGFDPTSADIHLGHTVLMEKLRHFQLAGHTVLFLIGDFTAMIGDPTGVSVTRPQLSREQVLRNAKTYTEQAFKILDPVKTEVRYNSEWFMKMDMIQLMKLTSNYTIARLLERDDFKNRYTENKPIGIHELLYPLMQGYDSVMLNADVEIGGNDQKFNLLVGRVLQEAYNQKPQIVLTMPLLPGLDGIKKMSKSYGNYIGIDEPADMMFGKIMSISDELMWSYYELLTDLPESVIASLKEQSLSKKQNPMDIKKQLAFMICKRFHSEEKANEAMHDFERIFSRKELPGNLKEYEMHTAAESVLLYDLFADTGLVSSKSETKRLIQSGSISINNETINDIFYKLNAHGNYIIKIGKKKPVKMKFL; encoded by the coding sequence ATGGATACATTGTCCCTCATAAAAAAAGGTTCAGTTGAAATTATACGGGAAAGTGAATTAAAAGAACGTATTCTGTCAAAGCATACTCTAAGGGTAAAAGCCGGATTTGATCCAACATCGGCAGATATACACCTTGGACACACCGTTTTAATGGAAAAACTAAGGCATTTTCAGCTTGCAGGACATACCGTTTTATTCCTTATAGGTGATTTTACGGCAATGATAGGCGATCCAACAGGTGTATCGGTAACAAGACCACAGCTTTCAAGAGAACAGGTGCTCAGAAACGCAAAGACTTATACCGAGCAGGCTTTTAAGATCCTTGATCCTGTAAAAACAGAAGTCAGATACAATTCCGAATGGTTTATGAAAATGGATATGATACAACTAATGAAACTCACGTCAAACTACACCATAGCAAGGCTGCTTGAAAGAGATGATTTTAAAAATCGTTATACGGAGAATAAACCTATTGGGATCCATGAACTTCTTTATCCATTAATGCAGGGCTATGATTCTGTTATGCTTAATGCAGATGTGGAGATAGGTGGAAACGATCAAAAATTTAACCTTCTTGTAGGCAGGGTTCTGCAGGAGGCTTATAATCAAAAACCGCAAATCGTTTTAACAATGCCGTTATTACCAGGACTCGACGGCATAAAAAAAATGAGCAAATCTTATGGTAACTATATCGGCATTGATGAACCGGCCGATATGATGTTCGGAAAGATCATGAGCATATCCGATGAATTGATGTGGTCGTACTATGAACTGCTGACGGATCTGCCGGAATCAGTGATTGCATCATTAAAAGAGCAGTCACTTTCAAAAAAACAAAACCCAATGGATATTAAAAAACAACTTGCATTTATGATTTGTAAAAGATTTCATTCGGAAGAAAAAGCAAATGAAGCGATGCATGATTTTGAAAGAATATTCTCAAGAAAAGAGCTTCCCGGCAATTTAAAAGAGTATGAAATGCATACCGCAGCGGAGTCTGTTTTATTATACGATCTGTTTGCGGATACAGGTCTTGTATCAAGTAAATCGGAAACAAAAAGGCTTATACAGAGCGGCAGTATAAGCATAAACAATGAAACCATAAATGATATCTTTTATAAACTAAACGCACACGGCAATTATATCATAAAAATCGGTAAGAAAAAGCCGGTAAAAATGAAATTTCTCTGA
- a CDS encoding 4Fe-4S binding protein, producing the protein MALKITEECIACGVCEPECPRGAISPGDLYIIDPAKCTEDEEEIKAGKITVQYCVAVCPVNCIIKA; encoded by the coding sequence ATGGCATTGAAAATTACAGAGGAATGTATAGCCTGTGGCGTGTGCGAGCCTGAATGTCCACGTGGTGCTATAAGTCCCGGGGATCTATATATAATAGACCCTGCAAAGTGTACAGAAGATGAAGAGGAAATAAAAGCAGGTAAGATTACAGTTCAATACTGCGTTGCTGTTTGTCCTGTAAATTGTATAATCAAAGCCTGA
- a CDS encoding M20 family metallopeptidase — protein MLLSAIDDAYSDVINLVRYIYNNPETGLKEFKAKTKICDLLSSYGFSIKDVDDLPTSFVATSGKGKPEIAFLAEYDALDGMGHACGHHLITGISVLGGIGVQKSLKSKGTIHIIGCPAEETIGAKATLVRMGIFKDIYAVMMIHPADRTEIIKLSLSLSRHEVIFKGISSHASANPWDGRSSLAGILSLFQAIDANRITMRGGDRIDGIIRKGGAAPNVIPEIAVAEFYIRSKTLSSHAALLKRFKEMVRGAAITYKLNYRINNIGNTYYPLKPDFTLARVFEKHAREMGIKVDNFFTDHELGSSDIGNVSHVVRTIHPTLKITHRATPAHSEAFRVAGDKPFAYKMVKSGAKLLAMTAMNMYKDNSLHYKKKWL, from the coding sequence TTGCTTTTAAGCGCAATTGATGATGCTTATTCCGATGTTATCAATCTTGTAAGATACATATACAACAATCCCGAAACAGGTTTAAAAGAATTTAAGGCAAAAACAAAAATATGCGATCTGTTAAGTTCTTACGGGTTTTCCATAAAAGATGTTGATGATTTGCCGACATCTTTTGTTGCCACATCAGGAAAGGGTAAGCCGGAGATAGCGTTTCTTGCAGAGTACGACGCACTTGACGGTATGGGACATGCATGCGGGCACCACCTGATAACAGGAATTTCAGTGCTTGGGGGTATAGGGGTACAGAAAAGTTTAAAATCAAAAGGAACCATACACATTATAGGTTGTCCTGCAGAAGAAACTATTGGAGCAAAGGCAACTCTTGTCAGAATGGGAATATTCAAAGACATTTATGCTGTGATGATGATACATCCTGCCGATAGAACGGAGATCATAAAGTTATCATTATCATTATCAAGACACGAGGTTATTTTTAAAGGTATATCTTCACACGCCTCTGCAAATCCATGGGATGGGAGAAGCTCGCTTGCCGGTATCCTGTCTTTGTTTCAAGCAATAGATGCGAACAGGATAACAATGAGGGGCGGAGACAGGATAGACGGTATTATAAGAAAGGGCGGGGCTGCACCCAATGTAATTCCTGAGATTGCCGTTGCAGAATTTTACATAAGATCAAAAACTTTATCATCCCATGCAGCTTTGCTGAAAAGGTTTAAAGAAATGGTTAGAGGTGCCGCCATAACATATAAACTTAATTATAGGATTAATAATATTGGCAACACCTATTATCCGTTAAAGCCTGATTTTACGCTTGCCCGTGTATTTGAAAAGCATGCAAGGGAGATGGGGATAAAGGTTGACAATTTTTTTACCGATCATGAACTTGGTTCATCCGATATAGGCAATGTAAGCCATGTTGTAAGAACAATACACCCTACCTTGAAAATTACGCATAGAGCAACGCCGGCTCATTCGGAGGCGTTCAGGGTTGCAGGAGACAAACCTTTTGCGTATAAAATGGTGAAATCAGGAGCAAAGCTGCTTGCAATGACGGCAATGAACATGTATAAAGATAATTCTTTACATTATAAAAAAAAGTGGCTTTAA
- the frr gene encoding ribosome recycling factor, whose protein sequence is MEDKIIHETKEKMEKSIDVFRSELVRIRTGRASASIFDIVKVNYYGTLTPLNQIASITTPEPKQIIIQPWDANAIADIEKAILISDLGLTPINDGKIIRISIPSLTEERRKELTKITNKFAEDARISIRNIRRTSNDEIKKSEKEKKSTEDQVKVFQKRVQELTDEFIKKIDDLVEKKNKEIMEV, encoded by the coding sequence ATGGAAGACAAAATCATCCATGAAACAAAAGAAAAGATGGAAAAAAGCATAGATGTATTCAGAAGTGAACTTGTACGGATCAGAACTGGAAGGGCTTCTGCATCAATTTTCGATATCGTAAAGGTAAATTATTACGGGACGCTAACTCCTTTGAACCAAATCGCCTCGATTACAACACCCGAGCCGAAACAAATCATCATACAGCCATGGGATGCAAATGCTATTGCTGATATAGAAAAAGCCATACTCATATCCGATCTCGGGCTTACCCCGATTAATGACGGCAAAATCATCCGTATCTCCATACCATCGCTAACCGAGGAAAGGCGAAAGGAATTGACAAAGATCACAAATAAATTTGCGGAAGATGCGCGCATCTCCATCCGTAATATAAGAAGAACATCAAATGATGAAATTAAAAAAAGCGAAAAGGAAAAAAAAAGCACCGAGGATCAAGTAAAGGTTTTCCAAAAGCGGGTCCAGGAGCTTACCGATGAATTTATAAAAAAGATAGATGACCTTGTTGAGAAAAAGAACAAGGAAATAATGGAGGTATAG
- the pyrH gene encoding UMP kinase has product MDALKYKRILLKLSGEILGGEEGRGLSPGSLKDIAGQIKEVSQLGVQIAVVIGGGNIVRGDPLSSELGIDRTTADYMGMLATNINALAMQSVLEQLGINTRVQSAIEMHEIAEPYIRRRAIRHLEKGRVVIFAGGTGNPYFTTDTAAALRAIEIKADVLMKATKVDGVYDADPKLVKEAVKFDQLKYMDILKGGLKVMDSTAISLSMDNNFPIIVFDIKIKGNIKKIVLGEKLGTLISGR; this is encoded by the coding sequence ATGGATGCTTTGAAGTATAAGAGAATACTTCTTAAATTAAGCGGCGAAATCCTTGGCGGAGAGGAAGGCAGGGGGTTATCCCCTGGGTCGCTTAAAGATATCGCGGGGCAAATAAAAGAGGTTTCGCAGCTTGGCGTTCAGATCGCCGTGGTAATAGGCGGCGGTAATATTGTTAGGGGGGATCCGTTATCCTCTGAGCTAGGGATCGATAGAACCACGGCAGATTATATGGGTATGCTTGCAACAAACATAAATGCACTTGCAATGCAGAGTGTGCTTGAACAGCTTGGAATAAACACAAGGGTACAGTCTGCAATAGAAATGCATGAGATTGCAGAGCCGTATATAAGAAGGAGAGCGATCAGACACCTTGAAAAGGGCAGAGTTGTCATATTTGCCGGTGGAACAGGTAATCCTTATTTTACAACAGACACAGCGGCAGCCTTACGGGCAATAGAAATAAAGGCAGATGTCCTTATGAAGGCAACAAAGGTCGATGGGGTTTATGATGCCGACCCTAAGCTCGTAAAAGAGGCTGTGAAATTCGATCAGTTAAAATACATGGACATACTTAAAGGAGGTTTAAAAGTAATGGATTCTACAGCTATCTCTTTAAGTATGGATAATAATTTCCCGATAATTGTTTTTGATATAAAAATAAAGGGCAACATAAAAAAAATCGTGCTTGGAGAAAAGCTCGGCACATTGATCTCAGGAAGGTAA
- the tsf gene encoding translation elongation factor Ts, whose product MAEITSEMVRSLREKTGAGILECKNALTEADGNYDRAIDILRKKGIASASKKLGRTAAEGVIESYIHAGNRIGVLVEVNCETDFVARTQDFKMFVKEITMQIAAANPLYINSEDVPQDVIQKEKEIYTEQSKISGKPANVIEKMVQGKLDKFYKEVCLMEQAYIRDPNIVVGDLLKALIGKLGENVIIRRFARYQLGETSKD is encoded by the coding sequence ATGGCAGAAATAACATCAGAAATGGTTCGATCTTTAAGAGAAAAAACCGGTGCAGGTATCCTTGAATGTAAAAACGCTTTAACAGAGGCGGACGGCAATTATGATAGGGCAATCGACATACTGCGTAAGAAAGGTATTGCCTCTGCATCAAAAAAACTCGGAAGAACAGCAGCAGAAGGTGTCATTGAATCATATATACATGCAGGGAACAGAATTGGTGTGCTTGTTGAAGTAAACTGTGAAACAGATTTTGTAGCAAGAACTCAGGATTTCAAGATGTTTGTAAAGGAGATAACAATGCAAATCGCTGCTGCAAATCCTCTTTATATAAACAGTGAAGACGTTCCGCAGGATGTAATTCAGAAAGAAAAAGAGATATATACCGAGCAATCAAAAATATCCGGCAAACCTGCTAATGTCATAGAGAAAATGGTTCAGGGTAAACTTGATAAATTTTATAAAGAGGTATGTCTCATGGAACAGGCATACATAAGAGACCCGAACATTGTTGTTGGTGATCTGCTTAAAGCACTTATAGGGAAGTTAGGGGAGAATGTTATTATAAGGAGGTTTGCAAGGTATCAGCTTGGCGAAACATCAAAGGATTAA
- the rpsB gene encoding 30S ribosomal protein S2, which produces MFDVSMKDLLEAGVHFGHQTNRWEPRMKPYIFEARNKIYIIDLQKTLEALKTAYAAVVETVASGGAILFVGTKKQAQDSIKEEADRAGMFYVNVRWLGGMLSNYKTIKSNLSRLESIEKMEIDGTFEKLTKKEQMHLKKKKDKLMKYLGGVKNMKKLPDMLFIVDTHHEEIAVMEAGKLGIPIVGVVDTNCNPEPIQYPIPANDDAIRAVKLITSKMADACLEGFKIRQERTPKIEEPEVHEQPEQVQEVVENADIEKNQELDVPEEFNN; this is translated from the coding sequence ATGTTCGATGTCAGTATGAAAGACCTGCTTGAAGCAGGTGTACATTTTGGCCATCAAACCAACCGATGGGAACCAAGGATGAAGCCATACATCTTTGAGGCGCGGAATAAGATATACATAATAGATCTGCAAAAAACCCTTGAAGCACTAAAAACGGCGTATGCAGCAGTAGTAGAAACTGTGGCGAGCGGTGGAGCCATCCTTTTTGTAGGTACAAAAAAACAGGCTCAGGATTCGATCAAGGAAGAGGCAGACAGGGCAGGGATGTTTTATGTAAATGTTAGATGGCTCGGAGGCATGCTTTCTAACTATAAAACAATTAAAAGTAACCTTTCGAGACTTGAATCTATTGAGAAAATGGAAATAGACGGTACATTTGAAAAGCTAACAAAGAAAGAGCAGATGCATCTAAAGAAGAAAAAAGATAAACTCATGAAATATCTTGGCGGTGTAAAGAATATGAAAAAGCTACCGGATATGTTGTTTATTGTTGATACACATCATGAAGAAATCGCGGTAATGGAAGCTGGAAAACTTGGAATTCCTATTGTTGGTGTTGTTGATACGAATTGTAATCCAGAACCGATTCAGTATCCAATACCTGCAAATGATGATGCAATAAGGGCTGTAAAGCTTATTACTTCAAAAATGGCTGATGCTTGCCTTGAAGGGTTTAAGATCAGGCAGGAACGTACCCCAAAAATAGAAGAACCAGAAGTGCATGAACAACCCGAACAGGTTCAGGAAGTGGTTGAAAATGCCGATATAGAAAAAAATCAGGAGCTTGATGTTCCCGAGGAATTTAATAATTAA